Genomic segment of Benincasa hispida cultivar B227 chromosome 1, ASM972705v1, whole genome shotgun sequence:
gttgattggtttgtggttaatgcaattaatatattttattacataaataaaatatttgtacaatacaattacaaactataggaccctaggagatttaaggcatcaaccccaataaaaaaaaaacccatagaATTTGATACCTTTAAAGtctaaaagagagaaaaagtagAAAGTAGAAACATTGAAATTTTGGAAGTTGTCAAGTGTTGTATGTTGTCAACAATTTGTCACAGTCTTCACCTTTCAGCCTTCGGCATTGCACCTGTAACTATTAGTGTTAGGTATCACCCATCTGGAAAATTGGATTGACATCATaggtttagaaaatatttatggaaatattatagttttgaaagtatttataaaagaattttagTTGTGGTGATGTgagttatttttcttaattggtAAAGTGTTCAACATTCGATCAATTtggtttttttctctttttataatGGTTTAGGTGTGTTGTCGAGTGTATTGGTGGAACTCCCAATTTTATTACAAAGTTGTTAGTTTGTTTAGATATTTTGTTAATAGCTTATTTGaatatactttgttaatatacTTTGATTTTGGGACCAACCCAAAATTGAACCAAATCAATGATTTTATATAGGAGGGATCCAAACCAATGTTTAATAAAGAACAAACCAATagattggtttttattttgttcAATTTATTATCGGTTTGGTCTcgatttttaacttttaaatgttCTAACTTGAAGAGACATTAtagaaaaaatttaagaaacatattatattaaaaatattaaagacaagtatataaaaaatatgtataaaaattCCAATTGGGTTTAGTATTTGCGTACATGATTAGGCTGAAAtaaatcaaacatgtatctacaTTGTATCTTAGGCTTGTCTAGCTAATTAATGATCGTTGACATGTCAGAGCTGTGGAGTCATTATTAGAAATCGTTCCCAAGCACATAACTGTAGAAGTTTCAGGGGCCCAACGATTTCAACGAATGAATCTAACTGAATGAATCCCAATCTGACCACTCCATAAAATCTTGTGTACCAAGTAGTGGTAATATTCTACGGTGGAGTGGGATAGTGCGATAAACAACCGCCTCTCGATATCCAGAGTACATCTCGCTTGTAGTTTGATCTTGCCGTACAACTGATAATCGATGAATAGATTGATCGTATAGAATATCGGAATCAATCAGTCTTGGATTTAAAGTCATgacctaaaaagaaaaaaagtatttatttctccaataaaacatacaaataaattagaatttaaataataaactataataaaaatattaattacacaataaaaatattaattacacaataaaaatattaattacataataaaaatattaattacataataaaaataatattaacaaTAAAAATTCCTAACTGTCTGATGCCCGTCTTTGTAAtgaaggacacttccttcgattgTGACATAACTGATTACAAAATCCACACCGTACTTGAGCACTTGGTTCTGTTCAGTCAATCTTATTATGGTATCATGAACACTTTGGTTTACCAGGTTTTCTCAACAATGATGGGTTGACATGTAAGACAGACATATTAGGATgtgtgatccagtaatcttTATATAATACAAGTTGAAATTGAGAAGAGTAGCGTGTAGCATACCTTGACAGTttatagtagtcctcaataaaatcttcataATTCATGTTAAATCATGAGCAAACTGCCATAATCTTCGTAGTTCCTCCTTTAGCACTGAGGCTATAACGCATGGTTTTCATATGAAACATACCTTCATATCGATCATATAACTGTACTTCATGTTTCCTGGATCTCATAgcatgtttgaaaaaaaaaaaattgtgtgcGTACCTGAATATTTACTCACTTAGTATTACAAATATATTCTAAACAAATTGTTGattactaaattttttttattaccagATGATTtatcttctcttctttttttcaaaatagtttacgcatttgtaaaattttatttgagcgagagcatatattaacaacatttGGGCTCTTTTGAGGACTCGATGCAGTCTGATAGATTTTTCGTCATCTACCCGTACCTAAACTCTCCATCGTGTGCTTGAGTTCATTGCTCAATActaatgttgtaaaaaaaaaaaaaaactcatacaactctgatttattattatttttttatgtccTCAATAGCTTTATTAAACTTGCGAATATGGAATTGACATTCGACATGATAAACATAATTCTTATGAATATAGTACAATTTTTTATGTCAATTTAGCTATGCTTATTTTAAGTTGTAAGGTATATACTGCCCAAATAAAAAGGttaacatgcatcatatatgCCTAGCATGCATCAGTTCGCATTTAAAACTTTTATTGTAAACATAATCGCTTAACTAAAGAAAAATTACCAGAAGGCCCTCAATCATCATTACATAATACCACAGTCAAACTAGTCTATATCATTAAATGAAATAGTCCAGTCATCACCACTTAACCAATGAAAATTTACCAAAAATACCTCAGTCAACATATCATACAATATCAATCAAGACAGTTCCTTACATTATATATAGCAGTCTAAATATCATCATGTGGTTGGGGTGACTAATTCTAAGGTGAACTAGTAGTAAGACACTTACATTGGAATTAAGTCCAAATAGCTAGCAACTCAACTTCACAAAACCTTGAATCCTAAATTAATAAAGGAACATAAAGCGAAATTAAATCCAACGTTTAGGGCGCAATTCCAATCACAACTTAACCCAAATGCCTCCAAACAACTTATCTAATACGTGGTTTGATCCAAAACCACTTTGAAGCTTCAAAATCAACACGATCCAATAACTATATCATCAAAATCAACCTTTAACTCTAACGAATAGAAACTTTAGACCTTCTAATCCAACCTCcaaaaatcataattaaaacaaaagttaaGTCGACACTTAGTGAGTATCCAAAAATTGTCAACAAAGACCTCAAACCATATATAAAAAAGGACGCCGAATAATTTTATTCTTTGTCAAAAAGTACCTTGAGAGTCTGTAAAACCCAATTTcaatatcaaaataatatgGGTAAGCTAAaacttaaaccaaaatttgatgggTATTTAAGATCTTCCAAGGAAACCTAGAAAACACCAAATTCTTCCTAGGAAAACTAGAAAACACCAAATAACTTACCTAAAATATCAGTTCTTGCGATAATGGCGCTAGCGATGGTGACCACAGATGGGCGGCGGGTGTTGCTGTTGGATGACACAAATTATTTAGGCTAGTGGTTGGTAGTGAAGGTCTTGCATGATGAcggtttgcgagagtgagagaaaaTGAGGTTTTTAGTTTTACAGATTCTATTCAACAGCGATTACGGACAAATTAGAACTCCAAACAATGATCCAACTATTCAAAACGAGACCCTATATGTCTCGAACAGACTAACCAAATTTCAGAACGATTCAACGATTTAAACTTCAACAATCTATAATTTTGTGAAAGTTGTCACTGAAAACTTAATTGCTATCTTTCTCTCCGATTTTCTGCCtattttcactctcatttaatttccaAATATCCcaattcttccattttttttcaaatcttaaaaatataaataaaatatttaatcaaaatatCTCCAAAACCTCAAAGaattctatctaattaataaatcaattaacttctcaaattaccttaatttaagctccaaaaacaaaaaataaagggCATAAAAttcatcaatttgatacaaattaaatctttccaaatatttaaatcaatttaaaaccatataaaattaattatctcctcaattattttaagttggctccaaaatctaaaaactaaaggaaattaaagcccaacaatttaagataattaaccCCAATTTATCCGAAAtttgggatgttacattcttcccacCTTTAGAACTTTCGTCTTCAAAAGTTTAAATCTTGAAAAAGCTTTTGATTCTTAGTTCTCACTTTGTCTTTTTGTTTTGGGATTGCTTCATCAATCTAAGTGAATAAGTACTTCAAACTTTAGTTGCCCATAAAGATCTATACCTTCTCTCTATTTAAATAACATCTCCAAATTTCCAAAGCAAAGACAGTTCAAGTCAAACCCAAACGTTCGTAAACATCTATCTCTTAACTTAGAAATTCAAACAAACTTAGTCTTTGGTTTCTAAATATGAATTTCCTTTATCTTCTCAATATAATAAAACTTTTCTTAAATACTATTATTTTCTTCACACTTATCTTTGTTGAGGCCAATCAATTTTAAGGTGCACTTTCCATTTCCCAAGTGAAATATAATCTCTATACCAAGCAAGTCATGTGATTATCTATAATAATCTATAATTCAACTCCAAACTTCAAACTTTAGAAGAGAGTATCGTCCATAAGTTAACATTGCTTTTAAACTCCAAATACTTATCCTTCTTGTTAGTATAGCGAATTAAACTTGAGTCCTTTTATCATAACAAAGACATAGACAAAACATAAGCACATTTGAAGAATCTTTAATTCAACCCTTTACAATTCTTTAACCTCTCAAATCCACTTTTTTTCCATCCATCAACAACCTTAGTTTCATGCTTGACATGTGTTTTACATTGGCACAACTTCCTTTTTGCACCCATACTCTCATTAGTCATAATAAAATTGCAATGCAAACTCATAATATATTCTTTATTGGACAATTTTTGTTACTAAGAACTACACTTTCGATTATCTCTCGTTAACATTTTTTCCCACTTCAAGTCTTAGGTACTTTCAAATTATAACTTTCCTTTTTAATCACATCAACTAAACTAGGTACTTTTATGAAGACATTCTTCACCTTAAGTTCACTTACTTTCCAACTTGAACCATTCCAACCCTTTAGGGCATAGCACATGAAAAAAACCGAAAGTACCCTATTTAGTCCATCCACCTTAAATATCACAAGAGTAATAGTAACCTATCAAAAGCTATAATCAAGAGCCAACAACTCCAACTAGTAGTTCttaattcttcttccttttaggcatgttatacaaagaatcaaaacaCAACATCTTACTCAACCCATCAATCTCCAataccacaaaaaaaaaaaaaagatcatgacctattaatcctttcaaaatttctcttgaaatattttgattttaatatctAGTAGCCTTTAATAGAGCTATAGTCTATTCTTCCTCTCTTTCTTATTTATAAAGTTACTGTAACCTTATACTTGAGTGCGGGCCTTGTAAGGGGGAGTTATTTGTTCTACCACCAAATTTATTACCTAATGTCAAAACATATCACCGTTCCTTAGTGAATTTTAATTGGACTACTTGATTATGTCGCTTAGATAGATATATCCTTTACTATCTACACTACCATATCATAACACTACATAGTTCATCAGGTTTAAAGATCTttaaattatctatttttcttatCAATCTTTTCATAAGATAAGATGGTGTTAAGTAACTTTCATCTATCGATTTCTTTTAAGTCATAACTGAAAAATCATCTCATACTACCTTCCATAAAGACATTACCAAGCAATAGAATATAACTTGTGATATTAAACTGAACAATATTTTTATgtaaaatatttcataataCTTTTACTACTCAGACGTACGGGACCATAACGAAGAATTCGTTAATGAGCCATAGAGACATTCTAGACTTACGATATAAATCTATCTACAGAACCTAAAAACTTGGGCTCTGATACCGACTATAACGACCTGACCAATTGAGTACTCTAACAAAGGTCGTTACTCATGACTATACATTTTCATTCAAACATTTTGACCAATAAAGTATAAATTTAGTGAAACAATGTTGACTActtcaaaccaaaattttaaattaataaataaatcaaataaacatgGGGTCCCcctaaaaacataaatttgaaatggGAAAACATTGAAGAACTTGCAAGTTTAAAATGTTCTAGAATTTAAAATACCAAGACTCTTTTCAAATAtgggaaaaatgaaaacatgagTGGAAGCCTCTGTCTGGTCCCAATGGCACAGTTAGATTCTTCTTGTCATTCATCGGTCCgtccttgcccttacctgaaaaatataTCATAAGAAAGGGTGAGTACAAAANNNNNNNNNNNNNNNNGGTCCCAATGGCACAGTTAGATTCTTCTTGTCATTCATCGGTCCgtccttgcccttacctgaaaaatatatcataagaaagggtgagtatgaaatactcagtaagtaacccactACTAGGCCCTCTAcataacctgtctcttatacacatctagatgtgtataagagacagctccacGGTCTATTTCTGTCATTAtttgaaaaaacataaaataagaaagggtgagtatgaaatactcagtaagtaacccactACTAGGCCCTCTAGGTAACATGTTAAACATTTTATCTAGGCAACAGTGTACATCCATATCATACCAGTCATAATGAACCTGAAGATCACATATCAGTCATAAACGTGATCCTGAGGGAACACACATCAGTCATAGATGTATACTCGAAGGTACACATATCAGTAGTAGATGTGTCCCGAGGGAGCACACGTTAATTATAGGTGTATACCCAAAGGAACACAAATCAGTTATAGGTATGTCTCGAGGGAGCATATTTCAGTCATGGGTGTATACCTGAAGGTACAAAAATCAGTCATTGGTGTGTCCTAAGGGAGCACACGTCAGTCATAGGTGTATATTCGAAGGTACACAAACAGTCATAAATATGCACATAAACAGGCATAAGTGTGTATCCCGAAAGAATACACAATCAGTTGTAAGGTGTACATTGCCCAAATTAAAAGGTCAGCATGCACCATATATACCTAGCATGCATCAGTCCACATTTAAAACTTTTATCATAAACACAATCGCTTAACTTGGGAAAAATTACCAAAACGCTCTCAATCTGAAGGAAATCTGACAttaggatttccatgagcagcggaatgatcgttccaaattccatttgaaattgaacatacacaattatagtacaaaatggaaactaacaagCCATACataatacgaaattacagcatgctttaagataatcaagggataaagtatcatacctttgaagactcattcttcaaattCCCTTGATCGAACTCTAAACGTTTAAGATAGCAATACACGAACATTCAAATACAACAACTGCAACACAACATGATCCACAGCAAACACCATACAAATAACACGAAACCCAACGAACGGCCTCTAGAACCTCGAACTCAATCGAGTTAAGTgcggacaccaccacaatggttaccttggtattctcggtatgagaattcaggagttgtgggctctgtatggacttcattagaggacgagactggaggaataacaatcgtgtagacgattgagcaagtgaaaGATGACacagtctattgtatagacaatgtactcaatcgtgtagaagatgacaacctatcgtatagataatgTCAAGCAATCGTTTAGGTACGACCAACTGAGTGAACTGTCGTATAGTGACAttctatgatcgtttagtctctctactagctatcgtttagtgaaacactttcacttgatagcatcTTCATGAGTTTCTTTCGGATTTGAGTAACTCTTccaaatttaggaaaacctttttccttttatctcacagttatcataaaaccaccaataacctctaacacaattggttattagagaaaaagtgataattatcatataattaatattattataaatatatatgataaccaacttatcatattatatttataaccgatagttttaatattttatctcatgaaacatataaactatagttctttttctattttatggtacttaatgtaaatcatatttacattaatcctctacttgatgtatctcatacatcacactaattatatcatatataattgaatttcctcttgtcaatttgaaaatttcaaatcagcCCTAcgaactgattcttaacttgaatccattgagctaccaaggggaccttatggacctgtagtttgaagctccaacggtacgtgaataactgactaaactttttagtcatgggatccaccatccattaactgtcgagcaccccactaaagaccgacagctgtactCTCCTCATTACcgatatattttgtgtctatatcaactaatcaacagtgcgataacccttcacagatcactctaagtatagctgggccaatttatcgatatgcccctgtaattacatctaacttcttaagtaccactgatccttctaatgaacaatctaaAAATCATCATGTGGTTTCAAACCAGTAGTAAGACACTTACCTTGGAAATAAGTCCAAATAGCTAGCAATTCAACTTCACAATACATTGAATCCTGAGTAAATCCAAAAACATAAAGTGAAATTAAATCCAACGTTTAGGGCACAATTCCAATCATAACTTAACCCAAATGTCTCCAAAAAAACTTACCTAACATGTGGTCTGATCCAAAACCACTTCGAAGCTTCAAAATCAACACGATCCAAAAAGTATATCACCAAAATCAACCTTTAACTCTAATGGACAACAACTTTAGATATGCTAATCCAGCCTCcaaaaatcataattaaaataaaagttaagcCGACACTTAGTGGGTATCCGAAAATTCTCAACAAAGACCCTGAaccagtaaaaaaaaaaaaggacgcCCAACAATTTTAAACTTGTCGAAAGCACCTTGAGAGTCTAGAAAACCCAATTTCAACATCAAAATAATATGGATAAGCTAAAacttaaacaaaaaattgattattCAAGATCTTCCAAGAAAACCCAAAAAATACCAAATAACTTACGCAAAATATCAATTCCAGCGACAATAGCGCTAGTGCTGCTGGCGGCGACGACAACTATAGACGGGCGGCGGGCGTTGCATCGGATGGCGCAAATGGTTTATAGCAGTTGGTAGTAAGAGTCTTACATGAGGCGGGttcgcgagagtgagagagaatgGGAGTTTCCAGTTTTATAGATTCTATCCAGCAGCGATTACAGAAAAACCAAAGCTCAAAAAATGATCAAACCATTCAAAACGAGACCCTATATGTCTCGAATAGACTGACCAAGTTTCAGCACGATCTAATGGTTCAAAATCCAGAAATCAACAATTTTGTGAAAGTTGTCGCTGAAAATCGAATTGTTGTCTTGTTAGTTTGGGGGGAGGAAAAGGGAATAAAAATGAGAggaaatttgataaaattaaaaataggcAAGAAGATGGTCGAGATTTCAACTCTCgatttaacttatttttttccattaattGATTGAATGTTCAATCTCGACCTTCCAAATAACTATGTCATAGTACCACATTTTTCAAAACATTTTCAAAagcaatatattttttaaattattttttcaaagtataatattaaaataaaagactcCACCTATCTAGCATACTCCTACTCTTACACGCAAGCTAAAGAAGAAAGGAAGTTTGGATTTTGGAAGCTTTATAGTCATAATCTGAACTAACTCAATCGATGGTCCAACGCTTTGGTCGCCACGATTTCCTTTCAAAGCCGGTTCCGTTGTTTTTCTCAGCCAAACCGGACCACTGCACccatattaaatgtcattaatTTCCATATATACTTTCTACAAATTtaaccaataataataattattattattattatgtactAACATTAACATATTATAGTAAGTAATCATGCTCATTCGAATGAATGTGAATTTTTGGTCGTAGATCCTAttttataactatttgattttttatttttaatttttgaaaattaaaggaaaattattattttcattttctgttttatatttttaaattttgttttattttctttagtaggctctattttttccttaaaaatgattatcattttttttcaaaataattttcgaAAATTACATTACCAAACAACTTTCTTCATAAAGCACGTTTTTAAACCATAAAAGAATAAAACTCTATTTCCAAACATCCTATTTTTTCCATCATCTATGAAAATAATGATAAgaacaaatttataaatatttttcaactccTTTATTTCTTTGAAGTGATATCTATGCTCTCTTCATTCCTTcttaacctatatatatataaatagacCGATTTGATATTAAATGGAGTTAGGTATGGTAACAGAATCGGAGTGGGCCGAGATGCactttccatctccatctttgcGGGGATTTTTAATTTCCATCCCCCACCCACTTTCCGTTTTAGGCGGTTGAGGTTAGGGAATCTCCGTTCGGGGATTCAGGTtccgcaaaaaaaaaaaaatcctgcattttttagtattattttattgattttattatttaaaattaattaaacttagtattttcattgaaattataaattttaagtaagaaattaatattattattatgtatatttatttaaattaataattaaaaaaatattttagtgctcttttattataaatttaattaaaattaaattatgatattagaaaattaaaataaaaaattaactaaaacaGTAGAGCTACTGCGTTTGTGtgtatacacatatatatatacacatatattaataattaaataaatttggaaCGGGACGGGAATTGGGTTCCGAGTAGGGGATGGGGTGGAGATCTCCTCTTCGTCCTTGATCAGGGATCTAATTTACCTGTTGGAGAATTTTGCAATCTTTAATTGGAgtcaattaatatattaaatattttttttaactgagggaagaattaatttttaagttttgaaattgataatacaaattttatgtcaattgagttttagatatttcaaatatatatatactaaaaaaatttgatgaaaaaaaaagagaaaatatcaCTAATAACATCATCGTAAATATAAATAGAATGATTCAATTTTGGTatcatgttttaaattttaaatttttttctacaTTAATCCTTAGATTCTTTAAAATCATGTATTATAGTATACAACCTAATTGTGGCATCAATTATTTTATAACCAcgttaatttgaatattatgtataataattatcaatcaattttgataaaaattaatttgaagtgaCTAAATTTTAAGGTACATAATATAAAAGCATAACGacacatttaaaaatatataaactaaaattgaatgtATTTAATCTAACGGTTGATAGTACACGTGAGTTGAAATATATGCTGTTGGTTGCGTAATTTATTTGTGTTTCTAATTCTAATTTGtaactaataaataataattaatggtATTTCGTCCTTATCCATGCTTCCATTCCATATGAAGAAGCGTATCAGAATGGAGATTGAATCAAATATTACCACCGAACCTGTTGTTACCGGAGGATAATCGAATACGATTTCAAACATCGCCACCTGATTTGGGGTTTCTCCATGACGGAAATCAAGGCCATTGGAGTCGTCGGCGGCGGTCAAATGGGCTCCGGAATTGCCCAACTCGCCGCCACACACGGCCATGAAGTTTGGCTAATTGATTCAGACCCTGCCGCTCTTGCTAAAGCATCCGACTCCATTTCTTCCTCAATCCAACGCCTGATCTCTAAAAACCTTCTCTCTCGAGTAAGAATTCTTTCGATTGATTGCTTCACCTAACTTCTACATAGTTCTTTTGACTGATGGGGTTTGAGTGTCATTGGATGCTTTATTAGCTGTTTTATGTTAGCTTTGAGTTATCATTTATTGGGTTTCTtgtgttgtttattttattagaatAGCTCTTAACAGATTAATTGTTGAGAATCACAGAGTGTTAGGGCTTGTTATGGAGTGATTATGAAATTTTTAAATCAGAAACGTGCATTTcattattcaaaatcaatttatggTTTGATTTCACACTTTTAAACATGATTTTTATACCATTGagattgatttgaatgattcGGAGCTTGGCTAAATCCTCTTGAAAATAGATCaataattgaaattgaaaatagaCTCATTCAATGACATATGATCGGGAATTGGATTTGATTGGAGGGAGCCATTGAAACAAGAGTGAACCTTGACTAGCTTCTCTGTAAGCCACAAGATGATGCATTGAACCCAATCTACTTTCTTATAGCTCTTTCAATTTTTTGCATTAAACAATAATAACTTGCAGGCTTGTAGAAGCCATGAATAATATCAACTAAATCAATAGAGGAAAGATTTCTGAAGTGGAGAATGTTGAACGCCTCAGTACATTTTTTCCGATTGCTAGGgtccttttaattttctatgCCTATAAATGGAATGTAATTGAGAGGACAGTTTATAGCCAGCTATTGCAATGTATTATAGTGTATTgtaataatgaatataataaatAACTAACGAGTGGAGTGATTGTGGATTCAACCTATGGTAACTACTTATCTAGACGAGCTTGtttaacaattaacataaaagTTAGGTGACTATAGTTAAAACTGAGTTGTTTATTATGGGTTTGACATTGATTATGGAAAGGCTGACTCACAACTCTATAACAGAGTTCTACTGTTCAAATGAACTTCTCTGTTACTCTATTTGAGTTCTGCCGTTCAAATGGTAGACATTTAACCAGCTTACGAAATCCACTTAACAGGAAGTTGGTGTCAATGCTCTTCAACGTCTAAAGTTTTCAACTGATTTGAAAGAGCTTCATTCAGCAGATGTCATCATTGAAGCTATCGTGGAATTGGAAGATGTTAAAAGAAAGCTATTTCTTGAATTAGATAAGATTGCAAAACGGTCTTCCATTCTAGCTTCTAATACAAGTTCCATCCCGATTACTCGCTTAGCGTCAGCAACCACGCGTCCTGAGCAGGTCTCAGCTTCTCTCCCCCCTCGCATGAACGAATGCCGATGCATTTATATGTAGTTAAACTGTTGTTTTTCTCTTAAAGTGTCATTTATGTGTAGTTTTACTTGGCATGCATTGAATGAAACTGCAAGCATCGCAGGTTATTGGCATGCATTTCATGAATCCCCCGCCTATAATGAAGTTGGTTGAGATCATTCGAGGTGCGGATACATCCGATGAAACGTTTGATGCTATAAAAATCTTGGCTGAGAGGTGATTCACTTCACTGATTGCTCTCAAATTTGCCTCTGTTCCTCCACCATCAGTTGTCTTTTCCAGTACCACAGGACTACTTCACTTGATAATAGTTTAAACTTTCTTTATTTTCAGGCTTGGCAAAACAGTGATATGCTCTCAGGACTACTCCGGATTCATCGTGAACAGAATCCTGATGCCGATGATTAATGAGGCGTTTTTCACTCTCTACACAGGAGTGGCAACGAAGGAAGACATCGACAAGGGAATGAAGCTAGGAACAAATTATCC
This window contains:
- the LOC120070314 gene encoding 3-hydroxybutyryl-CoA dehydrogenase, with translation MTEIKAIGVVGGGQMGSGIAQLAATHGHEVWLIDSDPAALAKASDSISSSIQRLISKNLLSREVGVNALQRLKFSTDLKELHSADVIIEAIVELEDVKRKLFLELDKIAKRSSILASNTSSIPITRLASATTRPEQVIGMHFMNPPPIMKLVEIIRGADTSDETFDAIKILAERLGKTVICSQDYSGFIVNRILMPMINEAFFTLYTGVATKEDIDKGMKLGTNYPMGPLELADFIGLDVCLSIMKVLHCGLGDNKYAPCPLLVQYVDAGRLGRKRGIGVYDYRKLPQSQKSKSRL